The genomic interval GGGCTTGGTCCAGCGCCTCTCCCAGTGGGAAGGCCGCACCATGCTCACGGACGAGTTCCGCACGGCGCTCGAGGCGCGGGACGCACGGGCGGGCGCCACGGCGCGCTTCGAGGGGGAGCCGTACCGCCGCTGGCTCGAGCACCTCTTCGTCGCGCTGAAGGCCGAGGGCGAGGCGCCCGGCGCCTACCCGGGCGGCGCCGCCGGCTACCGCGCGGACCTCGCCCTCTTGGAGGCCGCCCTGCGCTTCGGACACGGCGCGCGGCCCGCCGAGGCGTTCCTGCGCCCGGCCATGCGGCGCGCGGCGGCGTTCGGCTTCGTCCTCGCCCCGCTCGACGTGCGCGAGCACAGCACCCAGTACGAGGCGGCCATGACGAGCGTGCTGGCCGCCGCGGGCGTCCACCCCGACTACGCCTCGCTGCCGGAGCGTGACCGGGTCGAGGTGTTGGCGCGGGAGCTCGCCTCGGCGCGTCCGCTGCTGGCGCCGGGCGCGGCCGTCAACGCGGAGGCGGAGCGCGCGCTGGCGTTCCTGCGCGAGTTCAGGCGCGTGGAGGAGCAGCTCGGGCCCGACGCGCACGGCAGCACCATCGTCAGCATGACGGCCGGCGTCTCCGACGTGCTGGAGGCGCTCCTGCTGGCCAAGGAGGCGGGCGTGACGGCCATCGAGGCCACCCCGCTGTTCGAGACCCTCGCCGACCTCGAGGCCGCCCCCGGCATCATGCGCGAGCTGTTCGCCGTCGAGCCGTACCTCGCTCACGTGCGGCGCCGCGGCGTGCAGGAGGTGATGATCGGCTACTCCGACTCCAACAAGGACGTCGGCTTCGTCACCGCCACCTGGGCCCTCTACCGCGCCCAGGACGAACTGGCGGCCGTGTGCCGCGAGTTCGGGGTGCCGCTGCGCCTCTTCCACGGGCGCGGCACGAGCATCGGTCGGGGCGGCGGCCCCGCCGGCCAGGCGCTGTTGGCGCAGCCGCCCGGCACGGTGGCGGGGCGCATGCGCCTGACCGAGCAAGGCGAGGCGCTCGCCGACCGCTACTCGGACCCCGACCTGGCGCACCGTCACCTGGAACAGGTGCTGCACGCCTTCATCCTCGCCAGCGCCGGGGCGCGGGAGGAGTCCGCGGCCCTCGAGCCGCGCTACCGCGCCGCGATGGACGCCGCGGCGGAGGCGGCCATGGCCCGTTACCGGGCCCTCACGCGCGACCCGGAGTTCATGGAGTTCTTCCAGCAGGTCACGCCCATCGAGGAGCTGGCGCGACTCAACCTCGGCTCGCGACCGACGCGCCGGGCGGGCGCACCGACCATGGAGAACCTGCGCGCCATCCCGTGGGTGTTCGCGTTCACGCAGTGCCGGGCGAACCTGCCCGGCTGGTACGGCCTCGGAGCCGCGCTGAGCGCCATCGAGCCCGAGCTGGCGGCCGAGATGTACCGCGCCTGGCCCTTCTTCACCACCATGATCGACTTCGCCCAGATGAGCCTCGCGAAGGCCGACATGCCGATCTTTGGCGCCTACCTGAGCCTGGTGGAGCCGCGCCTGCGGCGCTTCGGTACGCTCATCGAGCGGCACCACGCGGAGACGGTCGCGGCGGTGGAGCGCGTCACGGGCGCGCCCCTCCTCGGCAACGACCCAGTGCTCGCGCGGGCGCTGGTGTTGCGGAACCCGTACGTGGACCCCATCAGCCGGCTGCAGGTCGAGTTGCTCAGGCGCCTCAGGCGTCACCCGCCCGAGGGGCCGGAGGCCGAGGCGCTGGCGTACGGCGTGATGCTCTCCCTGCTGGGGGTCAGCGCCGGCATGCGCAACACCGGCTGAGGCGGTCTCCCGCGGCGCCCACCGACCGTGAGCGCGCGCAACATGGCCACGCGACGCCTCCTGCTACCGTGACCCGAAGGTGGCCGCCACGGCGCTTCGCCCGCGCCCGACGCAAGCTCTCATTGCGTTCATGAGGGCCGCACGTAGCATGGCGACCGATGCTTGACCGCGCAAGGAGCGTGGAATGACTGTCACTGAACTACTCTTGAGCGGCGGCCCCATCCTGGTCGTCATCATCCTGGTCTCCCTGTACGCGGTCTACCTGTTCGTGGAACGTTTCCTGAAGCTGCGCCGCGAGCGCTCCGACACGTCGAGCCTCATGGCGCGCGTGAACGCCGCGGTGCGCGAGCGCGACCTCGAGGCCGCCCTGCACGCCTGCGAGCAGCACGGCGGGCCCGTGGCGCGCGTGCTGCACAGCGCCCTGGAGCGGCTGCCCTACGGCCGACCGGCCGTGGAGGCCGCGTTCGAGGAGGCGTCGCTGCGCGAGGAGCAGGCGCTGACACGCGGCCTCACGCCGCTGTCGATCATCGCCAAGATCGCCCCCATGCTCGGCCTGCTCGGCACCGTCACGGGCATGATCATCACGTTCTCGCAGATCTCGCTGCGCGGTTCCGGCGACGCCTCGGAGCTGGCGTACGGCATCGGCCAGGCGCTCGTGACCACGGCCGCCGGTCTGATCGTGGCCATCCCCGTCCTCGTCGGGCACGGCTACCTGTTCAGCCTCGTCGAGAAGCAGCTCGGCGACATCGACCGCCGCCGCGAGGAGCTGATGGGCAACGTGGTGCAGGCCGTTGCCAACCGGCGCGACGAACCCGCCGGCGCCCCCCGCAGAGCCGAACAGGCGGAGGCGGCGCGCGAGGGGCGCGTCGACGCGCGCCCAGACACGCGGCCGGCCACCCAGGCCTGACCCGTGGCGCGGACCCGCAGGCACCGCCGCTCCGGGCTCGTCCCGGAACTCGACCTCACCCCCATGGTCGACGTGGTCTTCCTGTTGATCATCTTCTTCATGGTGTCGACCACCTTCATCACCGTCGAGTCGGGGCTGCCCGTCGACCTCCCCGACGCGCAGATGTCGGTGGCCGAGCCGTCCAACCTGCCGACCGTGACGGTGACCAAGGACGGCAGCGTCTACTTCAGCGGCGCGCAGGTGCAGGAGGCGCGGCTGGCGGTGCTGGTGCGCGAGGAGATCGACCGCAGCGGCATGACCACCGTTGTGCTCCGCGCCGACCGCGACGTCCCCCACGGCACCGCGGTGCGCATCATGGACCTCATCAAGCAGGGTGGGGCCCAGCGCATCGCCATCTCCACGGGCGGGTGAGGGCGAGGTCGGCTTGAGCGTCACCTCCACCACTCCCCGCGGCGAGGCGGAGGCCCCGTTGTGGCGCGACCCCGACAAGCGCCGCGCCCTCGCCGTGTCGGTGACGCTGCACATGCTCGTGCTGCTGCTCGCCCTGCTGGCCGGCCTCCGGCCGCGGGCCGAGGAGAAGCCCACCTACATCGTCATCGACGTCGGCACGCCCGCGCACGCGGAGGAGACGACGCTGGCGGCCACCGCCGAGAACCCGGCGCCGCCCACGCCGTCGCCGCAGGTGGCGTCCGAGACGATCGGCGCGCCGCGCGACCTGGCCGCCCCGCAGACCGAGTCGACCGCGCCTGAGGAGCGCGAGGTGACGGTGCAACCGCCGGCCCCCGCCGCCCCGCCAGCGCAGGCGGCCGCGGCGACGCCCGAAGCGACGGCGGCAGACGTGCCCGTGCCGCCCCTCGCGGTGCCGCAGGTGACGGAGGCGAGCCCTCCCAGCGAGGCGCTGCCGCTGGCCGAGGCGCCAGCCACGCCCCTGCCGGAGATCGACCCCGTGGTCATGACGCCGCGGCCCCTCGCCGACCCGGTCGTCCTCGCCGTTCCGCCCGTCAGCGCCACCGTGGTGGAGGCGCGCGCCATCGCGGCGCGACCCACCGCCACGATCAGCCAGGCGCGCGACCTGGCTCCGCCCAGACCGGAGGCGAACGTCGCGGCGCCCCGCGAGGTCACCGCGCCCGCCGTGAACGCAACGGTGGCGCAGGCCGTGGGCCTCGCCTCGCCGAACGTGCAGGCGTCCGTGACGGCCGCCCGGCCCCTCGACTCGCCCGCCCCGACCGCCCAGGTGGCGGCGGGCACCGCGCTCAGCACCGATGGCGTGAGCGCCAGCGTGGCCGGCACGCGGCCCCTCGCCGCACCCAGCGTGACGGCGCAGGTGGGCGCGACCCGCGACGTGCAGGTCGTCCCGCAAGCGGTGGTGGCGCAGGTGCGCGACGTGCCCGTGCCGGCGCTGCGCGCCGACGTGCTGGCCCCGACCACCGCAGCGGGGGCGCCACGCGGGGACGGCACGCGTCAGGGCGACACCGACGTGCAGGCCACCGCCGTGAGCCCGCTGACGCCGGGCGGCAACGCGGCCACGGCCGGCCAGACGGGGCCCCTCGACCCGAACGCGACCGCCGACGGTCGCGGCCGGGCGGCCGGGCCTGACGGGGTGGGGGAGGGCACGGGCGCGCCGCTGCAGCAGGCGCGACTGCCTTACAGCTTCCAGCGGCAACAGCCCCTCGCCGTGCTCGTCGACAACGTGGGTGGCTACCCGCAGACGGGCCTGCGCGAGGCGAGCATGATCGTGGAGATGCCGGTGGAGGGTGGCCTCACGCGGCTGATGGCCATCTTCGACGACGACTTCCCCAGGCGGGTCGGGCCCGTGCGGAGCGCGCGCGACTACTTCGTCGAGCTGGCGCAGGCGAGTCACGCCGTGCTGGTGCACGACGGCGGTTCTCCGGGCGCGCTCATCGCCATAGCCAACTCGGTGCTGCCCACGCTCAACGCCTACAACAACGGTGCGCTGTTCGCGCGCGACGACGGCCGCAAGGCGCCTTACAACCTCTACGGCAGCGGTGGCGACCTCCGAACGGCCATGTTGCGACTGGTGCCGGAACGGTCGAGGCTGGTGTCGGGCAGCGTGTTCGGGCCCACCGCCGCGGCCGACGAGGTGACGGAGGTGAGCGTCAAGTATAGCGGCGCCTACACGTCGGGCTTCAGGTACGACGCGGTCCTGGGCAACTACCGCTGGGTGCGCGACGGCACGCCCGCCAACCACCCCGACGGTCAGCTGATGCTCTACGACGCGGTCCTGGTGGGGAGCATCACGGCCCGCCAGCTGCCGGGCGACACCGAGGGGCGCCTCTACATCCCGCTGCAGGCGGGTGACGCCACGCTCTACCTGAAGGGGCGGGCGCAGCGCGGCACCTGGTTCGTGAGCCAGGGAGTGGGCGTGAGCTTCAGGACCTCGGAGGGTGAGGTGGTCGACCTGGCGCCCTTCAGGACGTGGGTGATGCTCACCCCCACGTACGACTCGCGCGTGGAGGAGTGACGCGGGCGCTAGGGCGCGTCACTCGGCGCTGAGGCGCGGCACCAACTCGTCGAAGTAGAGGCCGTGCAGCCGCAGGCGGTAGTCGGCGTTGCGCACGTCGACCTCCAGCCAGGCGTACTCGTCCCTGTGCCCGTTCGTGTCGAGCAGCAGCGCGCGACCCTGCGACGCCACGTTCACGCCGGCCCGCACGGGCGTGTGGCCGTACACCCCGAGGCGGTAAGGGGTGCCCTCCAGGAAGTCCCGGTCCTCCTGCAACCAGCGGCGGCGGTTCTCGAGGTAGAACGCCTGGTCGTACGTGTTGTGTTCGGGAAGCGGACCAACGTGCGCGAAGTGCAGGCCCTCGATGGCGATGTCGTGCGGCCAGGAGAGGATCCACGCCTGCAACTCAGGGTCGAGGTCGGAACCGTGCCCCGGCTTCCACTCGAGGTGCGACACGTCGTCGGTGCGCAGCGGGCCCTGCCCCGGGGTGGCCGCGTTGAAGTCGTGGTTGCCGAGGAGGATGGTCATGTTCCCGGCAGGCACGCGCTCCTGGAACCCCTTAACCTCGCGCAGGAAACGCACCTGCAACGCCTCCGCGCGCTCGAGATGGCGGGGGTTGTACTCGTCGTAGCGCCGCACGTTGATCATGTCGGCGTAGCGTTGGCGGCTCTTGGCGTGGACGAGGTCGCCGAGGAGCACCAGCTTGGTGGCGTCGCCGCGAAGCTCGTCGGTTGGACGGTTGTGCTCGTCGGCCAGGCCGGCCTCGCGCAGCATGCGCCACAGCTTCTCGGCCTGCACGTGGATGTCGCCGATGACGACGATGCGCACTCGGTCAGCTCACTTCGCGGGCGTCAACGGGAGGCGTGCGCCTCGAGGTAGGGCAGCGGATCGACCATCTCGCCGTCGACCCTCATCTCGAAGTGGAGGTGCGAGCCGGTGGAGTTGCCGGTGCTCCCCACCAGCGCGATGACGTCTCCCGCCGCCACCGCGGTGCCCTCGGCCACCTCGATCTTGGAGGCGTGCCCGTAGTAGTACTCGGTGTTGCCGTTCGTGACGATGACCAGGTTGCCGTAGCCGCCATGCCAACCGGCGAACGTGACCGTGCCGGGAACGGCCGCCCTGATGGGGTCGCCCGTGTCGCCGTCGATGTCGAGGCCGGTGTGGAAGTTGCTGCCGTTGACCCGCAACTGGCGGTAGCCGAAGCGCGAGGTGATGGTCCCGACGATGGGCCAAAGCATGGCGCCCTCGGCCACGAGGGGCCTGACGGCGGGCGCCTCGACCTTGGCGACCGTGGCCGCGATGTCCGCTCCAGGGAGGATGCGCAGTTCCTGACCCACCACGAGCGCGTCGCCCCTGAGGGAGTTGGCGCTCTTGAGGGCGGCGACCGAGCTGTTGTAGCGGCGCGCCAGCGACCACAGGGTGTCGCCCTTGCCGACCACGACGGTCATGGGGAGGGGGCCACCAACGTCAGTGTCGAGGCCGGCGTACTGGCCGGGTATGGTCAGCTGGTCGCCCACGCGCAGGATGGCGCTCTCGGTGATGCCGTTGGCCGCCGCGATGGCCGCGACCGTGCTGTCGTAACGCCTGGCCAGGACCCAGAGCGAGTCGCCCACGTTCACCTTGACCACCAGCGGTCCGGGCACGGAGTCGCCGGCCAGGAGCTTGAGCTCTTGGCCGGGGTGGATGAGCGTGCCGTCGAGGTCGTTGAACGCGATGAGGTCGCTCACCGACACGCCGTTGGCGAGCGCGATGTCGTAGAGCGTGTCCCCCGCCCTGACGGTGACGGTGGTGGGGGCGGGGAGCGCCTCGTCCTCGCCGGGGACCGTCAGGACCTGCCCTGGCCTGATGGCGTCGGTGGCGAGGTCGTTCATGCTCCTGATGGTGGCAACGTCGGTGCCCTCGCGCTGCGCGATGGCCCAGAGGCTGTCGCCCGGCTGCACGGTGATCGTCTTGGCGGAGGCCGCTGCGGTCCCCAGGACGACCACTGCGAGAAGGGTACGGGCGAGGCCATGTGATCGCATCGTCGCCAAATCTACCAGAAGCGGCGCTGCGCGGAACGGGGAAAAACCCGCATCCGCACACAGCCGTCACGGCGGGAGCGTGGCGAGCGTGCTTAGGAGGTGGTCCGCGCGCCGTGCCAGGCGCGCGGGAGGGAGCCGAGCGGCCGGCACCCGCCGGGCCGTTGCGAGGGAGGGGGCGGGTGCCGAACGGTCAGTCGCGCGGGTCCAGCACGAGGTCGCGTGCCAGGCGGGAACCGAGCTCCAGCTGGATGAGGCAGTAGCGCTCCGTCTCGATGGCGGTGCTCGAGTCGTGGATGATCTTGCACTCGAGTAGACGAGCTTCACGAAGCAGGACGGCAGTGGGTTGGGCGGTGATGTCGTCGTTCATCCCTGGCTCCTAGAGGACCGTCGAGGTTGCGGTCGCCTCAGCGCGCCTCGGCGCGCGCCGGCTGTGACGCCAAGCTACAGGAGCCGTTCTTACGGGACTCTCAACCGCCACGCGGGGAGCGAAAGTCAGTCGGCGACCACGCGCGTGCCGCCGCCCGCCAGCGCCCGCGCCACGCCGCCTGGGTCGCGCCCGTCGGCCACCACGGCGAACGGCGCACCCAGCGCCAGCGCCGTCAGGGCCGCCTCCACCTTGGGGATCATGCCGCCGGCGATGCGCCCATCGGCCACGCGCCTCTCGGCGTCGCCGCGCGTGAGGCGCGGTAGGAGCGTGGCGGGGTCGGCGGGGTCGTCTAGCACGCCAGGCACGTTGGTCAGGAACAGCACGCCCTCCCCGAGGGCAGCGGCCACCGCCCCCGCCGCCTCGTCGCCGTTGACGTTGAGCGGCGCCCCGGCCGCGTCCACCGCCAGGCACGCCAGCACCGGCACCAGTCCGCCGGCGCGCACGGCGCGCACCGCCCGGAGGTCGACGCTCGTCACGCGCCCCACCAGGCCGAGTTCCGGGTCGCGCACCCGCGCGGTGATGGCGCCGGCGTCGCGGGCCGTGAGGCCCACCGCCGGGCCGATCTCCTGCGCCAGTTCCTTGCCTAGGAGCGTGAGGACGCGTTCGATGACGACCATCGACTCGGGGCTCGTCACGCGCAGCCCACGCACGAACGAGTGGGCGAGCCCGGCCGCGTCGAGGGCGGCCTGGATGAACGGGCCGCCGCCATGCACCACGACGGGCGGCGTGGCGTGGGCGGACATGGCCCGCAACCCGGCCGCCACGGCGCGGCGCGTGGCGGGGTCGGTCATGGCGTTGCCGCCGTACTTGATGACTAGGCTCACGCCGACAAGTCTATGTGGCGGGCGGCGCGAGGCGCCAGCGGGTGTTACATTGCGTCAGGCACGCACGCGCCGCGTTCCGCGCGGCGGGCGGCCGGCGCCGTAGGGGGTACGCGGATGGGCCTCGAGGCTGGCGAACTCAAGTTCGGGACCGACGGTTGGCGCGACGTCATCGCCGACCGCTTCACGTTCGCCAACCTGGGCCGCGCCGCCCAGGCCTACGCTGAACACCTGCTGGCGGGCGGCATGTCGCGCGTGCTGGTGGGCTACGACACGCGCTTCCTGGGCCGGCGTTTCGCCCTTCACGTCGCAGACGTCCTCGGCGCCAACGGGTTGAGCGTCGCGGTGAGCACGGAGTACCTGCCGACCCCGGTCCTGTCGTTCGCCGTCAGGCAGGATGGCGCCGACGGCGGCGTGATGGTGACGGCCTCCCACAACCCCGCCGAGTACTCGGGCTTCAAGCTCAAGGGGAGCTACGGGGGCGGCGCGTCGGACGCCACCTACCGCGACGTCGCCGAGCGCGTGCGGGGCGTGGCGCCGGAGCGGGTGGCGCGGGGCGGCCGGCCCGGCGCCGCGCCAGAGGAGTTCGACGCCCGCGAGGCCTACTACGCGGCGCTCGACGCGCTGATCGACGTGGAGGCTCTTAGGCGCTCGAGCGTGCGGATCGTGCACGACGCCATGGGCGGCGCCGGCGCCGGCTGGTTGGCGCGCTACTTCGCGAGCCGTGGCATGGGTGAGAAGCTGATCGAGCTGCGCGGCCGTCCCGACCCGCTCTTCCACGGGGTCAACCCGGAGCCTATCTCCGCCAACCTCGCCGCGACGGCCGCGTGCATGGCCGCGGCGTCCGCCGAGGGGGTCAGCTTCGCCGTGGCCACCGACGGCGACGCCGACCGCCTTGGCGTGGTGCTGCCGGGTGGGACGTACTTCGACTCGCACCAGGTCTTCGCGGCGCTGCTAGACGACCTTCACCGGCGTGGGGAGCGGGGTGCCGTCGTCAAGACCTTCACCGTCAGCCGGGTGGTGGAGCGGCTGGCGGCCGCGCGCGGCCTGCCGGTCGTCGAGACGAAGGTGGGGTTCAAGTACGTGGTCGACGCCATGCTGGCGGGCGGCGTGCTGATAGGGGGCGAGGAGTCGGGCGGCATAGGCGTGAGCGCACACCTGTTCGAGCGCGACGGGTTGGCCAACGCCCTGCTCCTGGCCGCCGCAGAGGCCAGCACGGGCGTGCCCCTGGCGGAGCGCTTCGCGGCGCTCGAGCGGGAGGCGGGGTGGCGCCACGCCTACGACCGGCTCGACCTGCACCTTGACGCCGCCGCGGCGAGCCGCGCCGCCGCGGCGCTGGACGACCCGCCGGCGGCGCTGGCCGGGAGGCAGGTGACGAGCGTGGAGCGGCTCGACGGCACGAAGCTCAACCTGGGCGACGACGCCTGGGTGCTCGTGCGCGGTAGCGGCACGGAGCCGCTCGTGCGCGTCTACTGCGAGGGACCCGACGCCGCCGCCGTGCGCGCAACGCTGGCGGCGGTCAGGGAACTCATCCTGGGCCCGGGCGGCGCCTAGAGGGCCAGGAACGCCTTCGGGCTCTTGGACAGCACCTCGCTGCCGCTCTCCGTGACCACAACGAGGTCCTCGATCCTGAGGCCCGTGAAGCCCGCGCGGTAGACGCCCGGTTCGACGGTGACGACCATGCCGGGCCGCAGCACCGTGTCGCTCTTCTGGCTGAGGCGCGGCTCCTCGTGGATGACGAGGCCCGTGCCGTGGCCGAGCGAGTGCGTGAACTGCTGCTCGAGCCCGTGCTTGGCGAGTACGTCGCGCGCCACCTGGTCCACCTCGCGGCCCGTGCGCCCCGGCGCCACGGCGCCAAGCGCCGCCTCCTGGGCCTCGAGCACGGCGTCGTACATGCGGCGCTCCTCGGCGCCAACCTGGCCGATGGCGACGGTGCGCGTCATGTCGGCGTGGTAGCCGTCGACGACGGCGCCGAAGTCGAGCGTCACGAGCTCGCCGGCGGCGAGCGGCTTGTTGGAGGCGACCCCGTGAGGCATGGCGCCGCGCACGCCGCTGGCGACGATGGTCGAGAAGGCGGGGCCGTCCGCGCCGTGCTGGCGCATCGTGCGTTCCAGCACGAGCGCCACCGTCACCTCGCTGACGCCGGGCGCCATGACCTCCGTGGCGGCGGTGAAGGCGAGGTCGGTGAGGTGCGCGGCGCGCCGCAGGGCCGCCAGCTCGCTCTCCGACTTGATCACGCGCAGCTCCGAGAAGACGGCGCCGAGCAGCGCCGGTTCGTGCCCG from Trueperaceae bacterium carries:
- the argB gene encoding acetylglutamate kinase; the protein is MSLVIKYGGNAMTDPATRRAVAAGLRAMSAHATPPVVVHGGGPFIQAALDAAGLAHSFVRGLRVTSPESMVVIERVLTLLGKELAQEIGPAVGLTARDAGAITARVRDPELGLVGRVTSVDLRAVRAVRAGGLVPVLACLAVDAAGAPLNVNGDEAAGAVAAALGEGVLFLTNVPGVLDDPADPATLLPRLTRGDAERRVADGRIAGGMIPKVEAALTALALGAPFAVVADGRDPGGVARALAGGGTRVVAD
- a CDS encoding LysM peptidoglycan-binding domain-containing protein — protein: MVVLGTAAASAKTITVQPGDSLWAIAQREGTDVATIRSMNDLATDAIRPGQVLTVPGEDEALPAPTTVTVRAGDTLYDIALANGVSVSDLIAFNDLDGTLIHPGQELKLLAGDSVPGPLVVKVNVGDSLWVLARRYDSTVAAIAAANGITESAILRVGDQLTIPGQYAGLDTDVGGPLPMTVVVGKGDTLWSLARRYNSSVAALKSANSLRGDALVVGQELRILPGADIAATVAKVEAPAVRPLVAEGAMLWPIVGTITSRFGYRQLRVNGSNFHTGLDIDGDTGDPIRAAVPGTVTFAGWHGGYGNLVIVTNGNTEYYYGHASKIEVAEGTAVAAGDVIALVGSTGNSTGSHLHFEMRVDGEMVDPLPYLEAHASR
- a CDS encoding aminopeptidase P family protein gives rise to the protein MARSLETAGADALLVTKPANVRYLSRFSAPDDGAVLVVPGVGATLLTDSRYAAQAADEVGIPVEIVAGIDDAVVARLAGGRGRLAVEGDHVTVSRYRSLAERLGHEPALLGAVFSELRVIKSESELAALRRAAHLTDLAFTAATEVMAPGVSEVTVALVLERTMRQHGADGPAFSTIVASGVRGAMPHGVASNKPLAAGELVTLDFGAVVDGYHADMTRTVAIGQVGAEERRMYDAVLEAQEAALGAVAPGRTGREVDQVARDVLAKHGLEQQFTHSLGHGTGLVIHEEPRLSQKSDTVLRPGMVVTVEPGVYRAGFTGLRIEDLVVVTESGSEVLSKSPKAFLAL
- a CDS encoding biopolymer transporter ExbD — encoded protein: MVDVVFLLIIFFMVSTTFITVESGLPVDLPDAQMSVAEPSNLPTVTVTKDGSVYFSGAQVQEARLAVLVREEIDRSGMTTVVLRADRDVPHGTAVRIMDLIKQGGAQRIAISTGG
- a CDS encoding metallophosphoesterase — translated: MRIVVIGDIHVQAEKLWRMLREAGLADEHNRPTDELRGDATKLVLLGDLVHAKSRQRYADMINVRRYDEYNPRHLERAEALQVRFLREVKGFQERVPAGNMTILLGNHDFNAATPGQGPLRTDDVSHLEWKPGHGSDLDPELQAWILSWPHDIAIEGLHFAHVGPLPEHNTYDQAFYLENRRRWLQEDRDFLEGTPYRLGVYGHTPVRAGVNVASQGRALLLDTNGHRDEYAWLEVDVRNADYRLRLHGLYFDELVPRLSAE
- a CDS encoding DUF3048 domain-containing protein, which codes for MSVTSTTPRGEAEAPLWRDPDKRRALAVSVTLHMLVLLLALLAGLRPRAEEKPTYIVIDVGTPAHAEETTLAATAENPAPPTPSPQVASETIGAPRDLAAPQTESTAPEEREVTVQPPAPAAPPAQAAAATPEATAADVPVPPLAVPQVTEASPPSEALPLAEAPATPLPEIDPVVMTPRPLADPVVLAVPPVSATVVEARAIAARPTATISQARDLAPPRPEANVAAPREVTAPAVNATVAQAVGLASPNVQASVTAARPLDSPAPTAQVAAGTALSTDGVSASVAGTRPLAAPSVTAQVGATRDVQVVPQAVVAQVRDVPVPALRADVLAPTTAAGAPRGDGTRQGDTDVQATAVSPLTPGGNAATAGQTGPLDPNATADGRGRAAGPDGVGEGTGAPLQQARLPYSFQRQQPLAVLVDNVGGYPQTGLREASMIVEMPVEGGLTRLMAIFDDDFPRRVGPVRSARDYFVELAQASHAVLVHDGGSPGALIAIANSVLPTLNAYNNGALFARDDGRKAPYNLYGSGGDLRTAMLRLVPERSRLVSGSVFGPTAAADEVTEVSVKYSGAYTSGFRYDAVLGNYRWVRDGTPANHPDGQLMLYDAVLVGSITARQLPGDTEGRLYIPLQAGDATLYLKGRAQRGTWFVSQGVGVSFRTSEGEVVDLAPFRTWVMLTPTYDSRVEE
- a CDS encoding phosphoglucomutase/phosphomannomutase family protein, with the protein product MGLEAGELKFGTDGWRDVIADRFTFANLGRAAQAYAEHLLAGGMSRVLVGYDTRFLGRRFALHVADVLGANGLSVAVSTEYLPTPVLSFAVRQDGADGGVMVTASHNPAEYSGFKLKGSYGGGASDATYRDVAERVRGVAPERVARGGRPGAAPEEFDAREAYYAALDALIDVEALRRSSVRIVHDAMGGAGAGWLARYFASRGMGEKLIELRGRPDPLFHGVNPEPISANLAATAACMAAASAEGVSFAVATDGDADRLGVVLPGGTYFDSHQVFAALLDDLHRRGERGAVVKTFTVSRVVERLAAARGLPVVETKVGFKYVVDAMLAGGVLIGGEESGGIGVSAHLFERDGLANALLLAAAEASTGVPLAERFAALEREAGWRHAYDRLDLHLDAAAASRAAAALDDPPAALAGRQVTSVERLDGTKLNLGDDAWVLVRGSGTEPLVRVYCEGPDAAAVRATLAAVRELILGPGGA
- the ppc gene encoding phosphoenolpyruvate carboxylase, which produces MTRQDDLFGLLANDVDFLATALGDVLKELEGRRLFELVERVRHLTKGLRAGGGADAARELDELLASLDTATAEKLVRAFTVYFQLVNLAEEVHRVRVNRHREAGATLDEPRSESLAAAIRELERRGWTRQETADFLRDLDLQLTVTAHPTEVKRYTVRLKIERIGEALRRLQEVELAPRAARELRERIYAEIATLWLTREVAPDRPQVLDEVKSALYYFRRSLLEAVPRIMADLEEALADYFPDANDQGHLGPAPEPPTPLLRFRSWIGGDRDGNPYVTPSVMREAFELQAGVANEAYVADVEGLVQRLSQWEGRTMLTDEFRTALEARDARAGATARFEGEPYRRWLEHLFVALKAEGEAPGAYPGGAAGYRADLALLEAALRFGHGARPAEAFLRPAMRRAAAFGFVLAPLDVREHSTQYEAAMTSVLAAAGVHPDYASLPERDRVEVLARELASARPLLAPGAAVNAEAERALAFLREFRRVEEQLGPDAHGSTIVSMTAGVSDVLEALLLAKEAGVTAIEATPLFETLADLEAAPGIMRELFAVEPYLAHVRRRGVQEVMIGYSDSNKDVGFVTATWALYRAQDELAAVCREFGVPLRLFHGRGTSIGRGGGPAGQALLAQPPGTVAGRMRLTEQGEALADRYSDPDLAHRHLEQVLHAFILASAGAREESAALEPRYRAAMDAAAEAAMARYRALTRDPEFMEFFQQVTPIEELARLNLGSRPTRRAGAPTMENLRAIPWVFAFTQCRANLPGWYGLGAALSAIEPELAAEMYRAWPFFTTMIDFAQMSLAKADMPIFGAYLSLVEPRLRRFGTLIERHHAETVAAVERVTGAPLLGNDPVLARALVLRNPYVDPISRLQVELLRRLRRHPPEGPEAEALAYGVMLSLLGVSAGMRNTG
- a CDS encoding MotA/TolQ/ExbB proton channel family protein is translated as MTVTELLLSGGPILVVIILVSLYAVYLFVERFLKLRRERSDTSSLMARVNAAVRERDLEAALHACEQHGGPVARVLHSALERLPYGRPAVEAAFEEASLREEQALTRGLTPLSIIAKIAPMLGLLGTVTGMIITFSQISLRGSGDASELAYGIGQALVTTAAGLIVAIPVLVGHGYLFSLVEKQLGDIDRRREELMGNVVQAVANRRDEPAGAPRRAEQAEAAREGRVDARPDTRPATQA